Proteins from a genomic interval of uncultured Desulfuromusa sp.:
- a CDS encoding ABC-F family ATP-binding cassette domain-containing protein, translating into MLQLKNIDKYFADRRIFAAIDWHIRPADRIGLCGENGAGKSTLLKLLAGLVESDGGVLQIAKGTTFGYLPQDGLTHRGSTLFIETQSALADLQQMEVRLRQLESQISHSANADELEHYAELQQLFEQRGGYQMESEVGRVLHGLGFSTDDFDKPCETFSGGWQMRIALAKLLLQKPNLLLLDEPTNHLDLPARDWLEEYLLNYPYAMVLVSHDRFFLDSVVSRIVEIWNGQLTAYPGNYSRYIQSRDERIMALKAAKQQQDDEIAKIEAFISRFRYQANKASQVQSRVKQLDKIERISLPPQRKKIAFNFPAPPKGGRIIVSLERASQQYGDLKVLQDVDVQVEQGECVALVGPNGAGKSTLMRLLAGVEAPVSGKRVEGHNLQQAYFAQNQADELNPERNVFAEIMAESPVAMVPKLRNILGAFLFSGDDIDKSVRVLSGGERNRLALAKLLLRPANLLLLDEPTNHLDLQSKQILLDSLKKYQGTIIFVSHDRYFVDALATRVLEVGHGRVESHIGNYGDFLRAKQSLGDSSHSTQRVEQHDSTASEGEPSLDKQARKQAHSERKEQQRREQKQQKELSRVENKIENLEKQLVELEQLMAEPLTYQDQEQWRQLSTDHAKLKTTLDSLYQQWEKIQA; encoded by the coding sequence ATGCTGCAACTCAAAAATATTGATAAATATTTTGCTGACAGAAGGATTTTTGCAGCAATAGACTGGCATATTCGCCCTGCCGATCGCATTGGTCTCTGCGGTGAAAATGGAGCCGGGAAATCAACGCTACTCAAGCTTTTAGCCGGGTTGGTCGAAAGCGATGGCGGGGTGTTGCAGATAGCCAAGGGAACAACCTTTGGCTATTTACCGCAGGATGGATTGACCCATCGGGGAAGTACATTATTCATTGAGACCCAGAGTGCTTTAGCCGATTTACAGCAGATGGAGGTCAGATTACGGCAGCTGGAAAGTCAGATATCCCATTCAGCAAATGCTGACGAACTGGAACATTACGCAGAACTGCAACAGTTATTTGAGCAGCGTGGCGGATATCAGATGGAATCTGAAGTTGGCCGCGTTCTTCACGGTCTCGGGTTCAGCACCGATGACTTTGACAAGCCCTGTGAAACGTTTTCAGGTGGCTGGCAAATGCGAATTGCATTGGCAAAGCTGTTGTTGCAAAAACCCAATCTGCTGCTGTTGGATGAACCAACCAATCATCTGGACTTGCCTGCAAGGGATTGGCTCGAAGAGTATCTGTTGAACTATCCATACGCGATGGTGCTGGTGTCCCATGATCGATTTTTTCTTGACTCGGTTGTTTCGCGGATTGTTGAAATCTGGAATGGTCAACTTACGGCATATCCTGGGAATTATAGCCGCTATATCCAATCCAGAGATGAAAGAATCATGGCTTTAAAAGCGGCAAAACAACAACAGGATGATGAAATTGCAAAAATTGAAGCATTCATCAGCCGGTTTCGTTATCAGGCAAACAAGGCATCACAGGTCCAGAGCCGGGTTAAGCAGCTGGACAAGATTGAGCGGATATCTCTTCCTCCCCAAAGGAAAAAAATAGCTTTCAATTTTCCAGCACCGCCAAAAGGTGGAAGGATCATTGTGAGCTTGGAGCGGGCTTCGCAGCAGTATGGTGATCTTAAAGTTCTACAGGACGTCGATGTCCAGGTTGAACAAGGAGAGTGTGTGGCACTGGTTGGACCGAACGGTGCGGGAAAATCGACTTTAATGCGTCTGCTTGCCGGTGTTGAAGCCCCCGTTTCCGGGAAAAGAGTAGAAGGTCATAATTTACAACAAGCTTATTTTGCTCAGAACCAGGCTGATGAACTGAATCCGGAACGGAACGTTTTTGCTGAAATAATGGCCGAGTCGCCGGTAGCAATGGTGCCTAAATTGCGCAATATCCTTGGTGCCTTTCTTTTTTCGGGTGATGACATTGATAAATCGGTCAGGGTTCTTTCAGGGGGTGAGCGTAATCGTCTGGCATTGGCGAAATTACTCCTGCGTCCCGCCAACCTCCTGTTGCTTGATGAGCCTACAAACCATCTGGACTTACAATCAAAACAGATCCTGCTTGATTCTTTGAAGAAGTATCAGGGAACCATTATTTTTGTTTCCCATGATCGCTATTTTGTTGATGCGCTGGCAACTCGGGTGCTGGAAGTGGGCCATGGTCGGGTCGAATCTCATATCGGTAATTATGGGGATTTTCTGCGGGCAAAACAATCGCTGGGAGATTCAAGCCATAGTACGCAACGGGTAGAACAACACGACTCGACAGCTTCGGAAGGGGAACCATCACTCGATAAGCAAGCCAGAAAGCAGGCCCATTCTGAGCGTAAAGAACAGCAGCGTCGAGAACAGAAACAACAAAAAGAACTTTCCCGAGTGGAAAATAAGATTGAAAATTTAGAAAAGCAGCTTGTAGAATTGGAACAGTTGATGGCAGAACCACTCACTTATCAGGATCAGGAGCAATGGCGACAGCTCAGTACGGATCATGCTAAGTTGAAGACAACTCTGGACAGTTTGTATCAGCAGTGGGAAAAAATACAAGCATGA
- a CDS encoding Rne/Rng family ribonuclease: protein MSKKMLINASHPEENRVAIVVDGILSELDIEIAGQEQSKGNIYKAVVVRVETGLQAAFVDYGAEKLGFLQIGEVHPRIYPAQDETKSRPRIADILQRGQEILVQIVKEERGNKGAALTTFLSIPGRYMVLMPDSSTKGVSRKISVDSERKSLKRTMAELELPERMGYIVRTAGIGKDKDELKRDFDYLVRLFEGIIARKDQIKAPAQLYQESNLAIRSIRDYFSTEMDEVLVDDHKVFQDTKDFFSLVMPELKHLVKRHRERRPIFSRYQIEEQIDGLSKNQAPLPSGGSIVLDQTEALVAIDVNSGKMSGESGIEATAFKTNFEAATEIGRQLRLRDLGGLIVIDFIDMRDRKNIREIEQEMRRALKDDKAKVSVGRISQFGLLEMSRQRLKPVLSVGAYLECPHCKGIGKIKSVEAQAVSFLRQAHTAAAKGQIGHIEANVPFAVANYLLNQKRSTITELERQLNLKISLLGQAHLLPGDLELTIHKREAEATPPRQIMPVSHENQIEIALAAAQLEEQEPQEQVKETATDEKNETVSGQDDNEEIAEKPKKRRRRRRKKPASSDQETQGQDQQEQNGETPAETILIQQDSAPATAEKATHQETEQTQEQNKQQENEKPAEEKPKPRPRRRSRKKTTAAVDATTEATSASGQVEARETKVEEKPATETTNAGAEKESVAVPAVEKPKRRPRRTTKKGTDTSTEAAPEEQEAKEKKPVEAKEEIPADSQPKPKPRRTSRKTTKKADSTTETAATVTDVTEEKPKPRRRRTTKKAAESAPASTEVTSEVKSVEEEKPKRRPRKTTKKAPEAIAKTSSEATDISTNEEKPKPKARTRRAPAKKKPVEVESPVD, encoded by the coding sequence ATGAGTAAAAAGATGCTGATTAACGCATCGCACCCGGAAGAAAACCGGGTCGCAATTGTCGTTGATGGAATTTTAAGCGAACTTGACATTGAGATTGCAGGTCAGGAACAGAGCAAAGGAAATATTTATAAAGCGGTTGTTGTCCGGGTAGAAACCGGCCTCCAGGCCGCTTTTGTTGATTATGGTGCAGAAAAACTCGGTTTCTTGCAGATAGGTGAAGTTCACCCACGTATTTACCCCGCCCAAGATGAAACCAAAAGCCGTCCTCGCATCGCTGACATCCTCCAGCGCGGTCAAGAAATCCTCGTCCAGATCGTCAAAGAAGAACGTGGCAACAAAGGCGCTGCATTAACGACTTTCCTGTCCATTCCCGGTCGCTATATGGTGCTGATGCCCGATAGCTCCACCAAAGGGGTCTCCCGTAAAATCAGTGTTGACTCTGAACGCAAAAGCCTGAAAAGAACCATGGCGGAGCTTGAGTTGCCGGAACGAATGGGTTACATCGTCCGAACTGCGGGAATCGGTAAAGACAAAGACGAACTGAAACGCGACTTTGATTATCTGGTTCGGTTATTTGAGGGGATCATAGCCCGCAAGGATCAGATCAAAGCACCGGCTCAGCTCTATCAGGAGTCCAACCTGGCAATCCGCTCTATCAGGGATTACTTCAGTACGGAGATGGATGAAGTTCTAGTTGATGATCACAAAGTGTTTCAGGACACCAAAGACTTCTTTTCTCTCGTCATGCCGGAGTTGAAACATCTCGTTAAACGTCACCGTGAACGGCGACCGATCTTTTCCCGCTACCAGATAGAAGAGCAAATTGATGGCCTCTCCAAAAATCAGGCTCCTCTTCCCTCTGGTGGATCAATTGTTCTTGATCAGACAGAAGCTCTCGTTGCTATCGATGTCAACTCAGGAAAAATGTCGGGAGAAAGTGGAATCGAGGCAACAGCCTTCAAAACCAACTTTGAGGCGGCAACTGAAATTGGCCGACAGCTACGATTGCGTGATCTTGGGGGGTTGATTGTCATCGACTTCATCGATATGCGCGATCGCAAAAATATTCGCGAAATTGAACAGGAAATGCGTAGAGCACTGAAGGATGATAAAGCAAAAGTTTCCGTTGGAAGAATCAGCCAATTTGGGCTTTTGGAAATGAGCCGGCAACGCCTGAAACCCGTCTTAAGTGTTGGTGCGTACCTTGAGTGCCCGCATTGTAAAGGGATTGGAAAAATAAAAAGCGTTGAAGCTCAGGCCGTGTCTTTTCTCCGCCAAGCTCATACTGCAGCAGCCAAAGGACAAATCGGTCACATTGAAGCAAATGTTCCTTTTGCAGTCGCAAATTATTTACTCAATCAAAAACGCTCAACCATTACTGAGCTGGAACGTCAGCTGAACTTGAAAATTTCTCTTTTGGGACAGGCTCATCTACTCCCTGGAGATCTAGAGCTGACAATTCATAAACGCGAAGCAGAAGCAACCCCTCCTCGCCAGATTATGCCCGTATCTCACGAAAATCAGATTGAGATTGCTTTAGCGGCCGCTCAACTCGAAGAGCAAGAACCTCAAGAGCAGGTAAAAGAAACGGCTACCGACGAGAAGAACGAAACAGTTAGCGGACAAGACGATAACGAGGAGATCGCTGAAAAACCCAAAAAACGCCGTCGTCGCCGCCGGAAAAAACCAGCTTCCAGTGACCAAGAAACTCAGGGGCAAGATCAACAGGAACAGAATGGTGAAACTCCGGCAGAAACGATCTTAATTCAGCAAGACTCTGCACCAGCGACAGCAGAAAAAGCAACTCATCAGGAAACAGAACAAACACAGGAACAGAACAAACAACAGGAAAATGAAAAACCTGCGGAGGAAAAACCCAAACCACGCCCCCGCAGAAGAAGCAGAAAAAAAACCACTGCGGCGGTTGATGCAACCACAGAAGCAACCTCGGCATCGGGACAGGTGGAAGCTAGAGAGACAAAAGTTGAAGAAAAACCAGCAACAGAAACAACCAATGCCGGTGCAGAAAAGGAATCCGTAGCAGTTCCAGCTGTCGAGAAACCAAAACGTCGGCCACGCAGAACAACTAAAAAGGGGACTGACACCTCAACTGAAGCAGCGCCCGAAGAACAAGAAGCCAAAGAAAAAAAACCTGTTGAGGCCAAAGAAGAGATCCCTGCTGACAGTCAACCAAAGCCAAAACCGCGCCGCACCTCAAGAAAAACAACGAAAAAAGCTGACAGCACCACTGAAACAGCTGCAACCGTCACGGATGTGACTGAGGAAAAACCAAAACCACGGCGCAGGAGAACAACCAAGAAAGCAGCAGAGTCTGCTCCAGCATCCACAGAGGTTACTTCCGAGGTAAAATCCGTCGAGGAAGAAAAACCCAAACGACGTCCCCGAAAAACAACAAAAAAAGCCCCTGAAGCGATAGCAAAAACCAGCAGCGAGGCTACAGACATCTCGACAAATGAAGAAAAGCCCAAACCAAAAGCAAGGACACGCAGGGCCCCAGCCAAGAAGAAACCGGTGGAGGTAGAATCGCCGGTTGATTGA
- a CDS encoding cytidylate kinase-like family protein produces MGLNELWTLQQEEKLKAWHQVQLVADQGRPAPCFTIAREFGCEAYPVAEELIKRLNAQVAGEPWVIIGQQIIDEVAKISGYSVEQIEKSQDTPSSLKAIFSMFLDSSRAEETEVFTHMRAVIRGFAKRGQCVLVGRGSALVTQDLSNCINLRLVAPHEFRVQKIMKTHNFKKTEAAQFIASHQQQRDDFIRRFGAGNITDPLLYHLIINNAHLEVKKIAELAEEYMTHYVN; encoded by the coding sequence ATGGGATTGAATGAATTATGGACATTACAGCAAGAAGAAAAACTGAAGGCTTGGCATCAGGTGCAACTGGTTGCCGATCAGGGCAGACCGGCACCATGCTTTACTATTGCGAGAGAGTTTGGTTGTGAGGCTTATCCCGTGGCTGAAGAGTTGATCAAGCGCTTAAATGCTCAAGTTGCCGGCGAACCCTGGGTTATTATCGGGCAACAGATTATTGATGAGGTTGCAAAGATTTCAGGGTACTCTGTCGAGCAGATTGAAAAGTCTCAGGATACCCCTTCTTCGCTCAAAGCTATTTTTTCGATGTTTTTAGATAGTAGTCGAGCGGAAGAAACAGAAGTTTTTACTCATATGCGAGCAGTGATCCGCGGTTTTGCGAAGCGTGGGCAGTGTGTTCTTGTCGGGCGGGGAAGTGCTCTTGTTACTCAGGATCTCTCCAACTGTATCAACCTGAGACTGGTCGCTCCGCATGAATTTCGTGTTCAGAAAATCATGAAGACTCACAATTTCAAGAAAACGGAAGCCGCTCAATTTATCGCATCTCATCAGCAACAGCGTGATGATTTTATTCGCCGCTTTGGCGCAGGAAATATTACAGATCCGCTGCTCTATCATCTGATCATCAATAATGCTCACCTGGAGGTTAAAAAAATTGCCGAACTGGCAGAAGAATATATGACCCATTATGTGAACTAA